Proteins co-encoded in one Leucobacter exalbidus genomic window:
- a CDS encoding carbohydrate ABC transporter permease, with product MTETRLLTVPEKARRRWPRAGGSVGIGSAGIGSRPGFLTYGLLAAFIIGSVYPLWWSVVVASGTNATRGETLPLIPGGNFLTNAAKVFDAIPFWLALGNSLVISSIITVSVVTFSTLAGYAFAKLRFRGREGLMIFVIATMAIPTQLGIIPLFMVMRELGWTGSIGAVIVPTLVTAFGVFFMRQYLVDVIPDELLEAARLDGANQFRVFLTVGIPAARPAMAILGLFTFMTAWTDYLWPLIVLSPQNPTLQTALSQLQSGYYVDYSIVLTGAVLATLPLLILFAVAGKQLVSGIMAGAVKG from the coding sequence ATGACCGAAACACGGCTTCTCACCGTGCCCGAGAAAGCCCGGCGCCGCTGGCCTCGGGCCGGAGGCAGCGTGGGGATCGGCAGCGCGGGCATCGGTTCACGCCCCGGCTTCCTCACCTACGGCTTGCTGGCGGCCTTCATCATCGGCAGCGTCTACCCGCTGTGGTGGTCGGTGGTCGTCGCCAGCGGCACGAACGCGACCCGCGGCGAAACGCTGCCCCTGATCCCCGGCGGCAACTTTCTCACCAACGCGGCGAAGGTGTTCGACGCGATCCCATTCTGGCTCGCGCTGGGCAACTCGCTCGTGATCTCATCGATCATTACGGTGTCGGTGGTGACGTTCTCAACGCTCGCCGGGTACGCGTTCGCCAAGCTGCGGTTTCGCGGCCGCGAGGGGCTTATGATCTTCGTGATCGCCACGATGGCGATCCCGACTCAGCTCGGCATCATCCCACTGTTTATGGTGATGCGTGAACTGGGATGGACCGGATCAATCGGGGCCGTGATCGTGCCGACCCTCGTCACCGCGTTTGGCGTATTCTTCATGCGCCAATACCTCGTCGATGTGATCCCCGATGAACTATTGGAAGCCGCGCGGCTCGACGGTGCGAACCAGTTTCGGGTGTTCCTCACCGTCGGCATCCCCGCGGCACGACCGGCGATGGCAATCTTGGGCCTGTTCACGTTTATGACGGCATGGACCGACTATCTGTGGCCGCTCATCGTGCTCTCGCCCCAAAACCCCACCCTGCAGACTGCGCTGAGCCAGCTGCAATCGGGCTACTACGTTGACTACTCGATCGTGCTCACCGGCGCGGTGCTGGCAACCCTGCCCCTGCTGATCCTCTTTGCGGTCGCGGGCAAGCAGCTGGTAAGCGGCATCATGGCCGGCGCGGTGAAAGGATAA
- a CDS encoding FadR/GntR family transcriptional regulator, with the protein MSLAPMVEALVFRGVLNPEGSLDALREVVEVRLALDLSMAERVVAAAHGDDNPELDALVNAMVEKAGCGELFLEEDRLFHTALFDATGNHLAGQLVGAFWDVHTAVLPQLNIAPPSDIQVTATAHRDMLFSARAGDLEAYRRAVIAHYEPLQRALAGAR; encoded by the coding sequence ATGTCGTTGGCCCCTATGGTGGAGGCGCTCGTCTTTCGCGGAGTGCTCAACCCCGAAGGGTCACTCGACGCGCTGCGCGAAGTGGTGGAGGTGCGCTTGGCGCTCGATCTTTCCATGGCCGAACGCGTGGTGGCCGCGGCGCATGGCGATGATAACCCAGAGCTCGATGCGCTCGTCAATGCCATGGTCGAAAAGGCGGGGTGCGGTGAGCTGTTTCTCGAAGAGGATCGCCTGTTTCACACGGCGCTCTTCGACGCGACCGGCAACCATCTCGCGGGCCAGCTCGTGGGAGCGTTTTGGGATGTGCACACCGCGGTGCTCCCCCAGCTCAACATTGCCCCGCCGTCAGACATTCAGGTTACCGCGACCGCGCACCGTGACATGCTGTTTTCGGCCCGCGCGGGCGATCTCGAGGCGTATCGCCGGGCCGTGATTGCCCACTACGAACCGCTGCAACGCGCGCTCGCCGGGGCGCGCTGA
- a CDS encoding carbohydrate ABC transporter permease produces the protein MSLTAPAKPTWRHRLSRFDQNASPYFYISPFFLLFGVVGLFPLFYTVYVAVHDWDLLKGEGDFVGMGNFVKILGDGMFWNSIGNTLSIFLLSAIPQLTVALVVAYLLDRGLRAPTFWRMSVLIPFVITPVAVAIIFSSIFNEADGLANNLLNLIGIADQEWKHNTFLSHVAISVMVNFRWTGYNALILLAAMQAVPRDLYESAAIDGAGPMRRFFSITIPTIRPTLIFVIITATIGGLQVFAEPRLFDVSTAGGIGGSDRQFQTTVLFLWELAFFRRNLGEASAVAILLFILIVGIGLINFLVSRRIATGDAPKSRAERRRARRAAKELSR, from the coding sequence ATGAGCCTCACCGCACCGGCGAAACCCACCTGGCGCCACCGCCTCTCGCGATTCGACCAGAACGCATCGCCCTACTTCTACATTTCGCCGTTCTTCCTGCTGTTTGGGGTCGTCGGCCTGTTTCCCCTCTTCTACACGGTGTACGTTGCCGTACACGATTGGGATCTCCTCAAGGGCGAAGGCGATTTCGTTGGAATGGGCAACTTCGTCAAGATCTTGGGCGATGGCATGTTCTGGAACTCCATCGGCAACACCCTCAGTATCTTTCTGCTGTCGGCCATTCCGCAGCTGACCGTGGCCCTCGTGGTCGCCTACCTACTTGATCGCGGGCTACGCGCCCCCACCTTCTGGCGCATGAGCGTGCTGATCCCGTTCGTGATCACCCCGGTTGCGGTCGCCATTATCTTCTCCAGTATTTTTAACGAGGCAGACGGCCTCGCGAATAACCTGCTGAACCTCATCGGCATCGCCGACCAAGAGTGGAAGCACAATACGTTCCTCTCCCACGTCGCCATCTCGGTAATGGTCAACTTCAGATGGACGGGTTACAACGCCCTGATCCTGTTGGCGGCTATGCAGGCCGTGCCCCGCGACCTGTATGAGTCAGCGGCCATCGACGGCGCAGGCCCGATGCGACGCTTCTTCTCCATCACGATCCCCACGATTCGCCCGACACTGATCTTCGTGATTATCACCGCGACCATCGGCGGCCTGCAGGTGTTCGCCGAACCCCGACTGTTCGATGTCTCGACGGCGGGCGGCATCGGCGGCAGCGACCGGCAGTTCCAAACCACGGTGCTGTTCTTGTGGGAGCTCGCCTTCTTCCGCCGCAACCTCGGCGAAGCCTCAGCCGTCGCCATCTTGCTGTTCATCCTCATTGTGGGGATAGGACTCATCAACTTCTTGGTCTCCCGGCGCATTGCCACCGGCGATGCCCCCAAATCCAGGGCCGAGCGCCGTCGCGCTCGCCGTGCCGCAAAGGAGCTGTCACGATGA
- a CDS encoding LacI family DNA-binding transcriptional regulator codes for MSARATIEEVATLAGVSRSTVSRVVNGSTSVSPEALTSVRAAIASLNYVPNRAARSLASNQTHAIALIIPEDTTRFFGDPYFASIIAGITGGLRSSDYLLNLLIASEDPGDKMASFVRNGGVDGALIVSHHESDAFVDRVADAVPVVFGGRPAHPHESDYVVDIDNVAGAHMATQRLIDLGKRRIATITGPQSMVGSVDRVLGYRAALRDAGLVSFAEEEGDYTEASGAHAARRILALGVPDAMFIASDLMARGALTVLRTVGLRVPEDIAIVGFDDSPVALTTDPQLTTMRQPMYLQGETMAAVLLARLAGEEPERTTILSTELVVRASA; via the coding sequence GTGTCTGCACGCGCGACCATCGAAGAGGTGGCGACACTCGCTGGTGTGTCACGTTCCACGGTGTCACGCGTGGTCAACGGGTCGACGTCGGTGAGTCCCGAGGCACTGACCTCGGTGCGGGCGGCGATTGCGTCACTGAATTATGTGCCCAATCGCGCAGCCCGGTCGCTCGCATCGAACCAGACGCACGCGATCGCATTGATCATTCCCGAAGACACCACGAGGTTCTTCGGTGACCCCTACTTCGCATCGATTATTGCGGGCATCACCGGGGGGCTTAGAAGCTCTGATTATCTGCTGAACCTGCTGATCGCGAGCGAAGACCCCGGCGACAAGATGGCCAGCTTCGTGCGCAACGGAGGGGTCGATGGTGCACTGATTGTGTCTCACCACGAGAGCGACGCCTTCGTCGACCGCGTGGCCGACGCGGTGCCGGTGGTGTTTGGCGGCCGCCCGGCGCACCCACACGAGAGCGACTACGTCGTCGACATCGATAACGTGGCCGGGGCGCATATGGCGACCCAGCGGCTGATTGATCTGGGCAAGCGCCGGATCGCCACGATCACCGGCCCGCAGTCAATGGTCGGCTCAGTGGACCGAGTGCTCGGGTATCGGGCCGCGCTGCGGGACGCTGGATTGGTGTCGTTCGCTGAAGAAGAGGGCGACTATACCGAAGCGAGCGGCGCGCACGCCGCCCGCCGCATTCTCGCCCTTGGAGTGCCCGACGCCATGTTTATCGCGAGCGATCTGATGGCCCGCGGGGCGCTCACCGTGCTGCGCACGGTGGGGTTGAGGGTGCCCGAAGACATCGCCATCGTCGGGTTCGATGATTCTCCGGTCGCATTGACGACCGATCCACAGCTGACCACCATGCGCCAACCCATGTACCTGCAGGGTGAAACGATGGCCGCCGTGCTGTTGGCGCGGTTGGCTGGTGAAGAACCCGAGCGCACGACGATCCTGTCGACCGAGCTGGTGGTGCGCGCTTCGGCATAA
- a CDS encoding YibE/F family protein — translation MSIEEEAISEMEDPTGRVATHAPVSGASPRKPRYRALHIILVGIVALLVLGTASLTYTLWPDGSQIVDQPDSSTGGGEIIAARVIEVSHVSCAQPGTQSPNQVTGNDATAQPHSDTCVEVRAELPIGEPVTFSLNNLRAENTTVREGDQVNLIAHEIDLNGETETIYSFYNYPRGGKLLTVAIIFVVIVIAVGRWRGALALIGVGASIALLTTFILPAILAGKPALLVAVAGAIGIMVIVLYLAHGFSHRTTAALFGSIFGILFTAGAGFAVTRWLRFSGIGSTEDASLLIAVPGVDMNDVLTATIVIAGLGILNDITVAQASAVWEMRALNPHLSKQRIYVSAMRVGRDHIASSIYTLVFAYAGSMLVVLLLLYTYPRDLIDLVTSEQIGQEIIRTLIGAAGLVLSMPITTGLAVLFARETSTPSHAVSVLDGPEEQLS, via the coding sequence TTGTCGATTGAGGAAGAAGCGATTTCTGAGATGGAAGACCCCACTGGCCGCGTCGCCACCCATGCCCCGGTCTCCGGCGCATCCCCGAGAAAGCCCCGCTATCGCGCGCTTCACATCATTCTGGTCGGGATCGTGGCATTGCTCGTACTGGGCACAGCAAGTTTGACTTACACTCTCTGGCCAGACGGCAGCCAAATTGTTGACCAGCCCGATAGCTCCACCGGGGGCGGTGAAATCATTGCCGCCCGGGTGATCGAAGTATCGCATGTCTCCTGCGCACAACCGGGCACCCAATCGCCCAATCAGGTCACCGGTAATGATGCGACGGCTCAGCCCCATTCGGATACCTGCGTGGAGGTGCGTGCAGAGCTCCCCATCGGAGAACCTGTCACCTTTTCTCTCAACAACTTGCGGGCAGAAAACACTACTGTCCGAGAGGGTGACCAGGTGAATCTCATCGCGCACGAGATAGATCTGAATGGCGAAACGGAGACAATATATTCGTTTTATAACTATCCGCGCGGCGGAAAACTACTTACGGTTGCGATCATCTTCGTCGTCATCGTCATCGCAGTGGGCCGCTGGAGGGGCGCGCTAGCACTCATCGGGGTCGGTGCATCGATTGCGCTGCTCACAACGTTCATCCTTCCCGCCATTCTTGCGGGGAAGCCAGCACTCCTTGTCGCGGTGGCTGGGGCTATCGGCATCATGGTCATTGTGCTGTACCTTGCACATGGCTTCTCTCACCGAACGACCGCCGCGTTATTCGGATCAATATTCGGGATCCTGTTCACCGCCGGTGCGGGGTTTGCTGTCACTCGATGGCTGCGTTTCTCGGGTATCGGCTCTACGGAAGACGCCAGCTTATTAATTGCGGTGCCTGGGGTAGACATGAATGATGTTCTCACTGCGACAATCGTGATTGCGGGTTTGGGCATTTTGAACGACATTACTGTGGCGCAGGCTTCAGCCGTATGGGAAATGCGAGCGCTCAACCCGCATCTCTCAAAACAACGGATATACGTCTCCGCGATGCGAGTCGGCAGAGACCACATCGCCTCAAGTATCTACACGCTCGTGTTCGCCTATGCGGGTTCGATGCTCGTGGTGCTCTTACTGCTGTACACCTATCCACGAGACCTCATAGATTTAGTAACGAGCGAGCAAATCGGGCAAGAAATCATCCGCACACTCATCGGAGCGGCAGGGCTCGTGCTTTCGATGCCGATCACAACTGGTCTCGCGGTACTCTTCGCCAGGGAAACTTCGACTCCAAGCCACGCAGTTTCAGTTCTTGATGGCCCCGAAGAACAGCTGTCCTAA
- a CDS encoding MepB family protein: MQFTAFHRFISIVGDQFGEAHDPSPEDQRGEYESGTARLGGHLWRVRTASVTPTKPGAFVAAWRRDERGETRPFGSDDGTEGLLVFVHDGERFGVFRFTASHLQALGVTASAAHPGKRGFRVYPSWCEDLNAQATRTQRAQAPAFSLLA, encoded by the coding sequence GTGCAGTTCACAGCTTTTCACCGGTTCATCAGTATCGTTGGCGACCAGTTTGGGGAGGCACATGACCCTTCACCCGAAGACCAGCGCGGCGAATACGAATCTGGCACCGCGCGTTTGGGCGGGCATCTCTGGCGCGTGCGCACGGCCAGCGTCACCCCCACGAAGCCTGGGGCATTCGTTGCCGCGTGGCGGCGCGATGAGCGCGGTGAGACCCGACCGTTCGGCTCAGATGACGGCACCGAGGGCCTGCTGGTCTTCGTGCACGATGGAGAACGCTTCGGTGTGTTTCGATTCACGGCGTCACACCTGCAGGCACTGGGTGTCACCGCTTCAGCAGCGCACCCGGGCAAGCGCGGGTTTCGGGTGTATCCGAGTTGGTGCGAGGATTTGAATGCGCAGGCAACCCGCACGCAACGAGCACAGGCCCCTGCCTTCTCGTTGCTCGCCTAG
- a CDS encoding GH1 family beta-glucosidase: MTSRQFPENFLFGAATAAYQIEGAAFEEGRTASIWDAFARVPGAVIGGDNGDIACEHYRRYPEDVALMKHMGLETYRFSTSWSRVRPDGGKVNQAGVDFYSRLVDELLGADILPWLTLYHWDMPQALQETGGWTNRDSVEKFVEYASTMHDALGDRVNVWTTMNEPWCSSFLSYTGGEHAPGHTSNTEGLRAAHHLLLAHGATTRLLRGRDETLNLGLTLNHIVADPADPQNEADLDAVRRVDGQFNRWFLDPIYRGAYPADIIEDIRAVDPGAIAQLEQAIHDGDLETISQPIDTQGVNYYHGDLLAGQPPAQAPASAAPSTVRTTRSPYPSHEGIYEVERGLARTAQNWEVQPEGLTRVLQRVWSEYAEAAGTTLYVTENGAAYDDVATVEDGETRVHDAERTDYLRLHLAAVLDAADAGIDVRGYFYWSLFDNFEWAWGYDKRFGIVRVDYETQERSLKDSGREYARIIAARSL, encoded by the coding sequence ATGACCTCCAGGCAGTTCCCTGAAAACTTCCTCTTCGGCGCAGCCACCGCGGCTTACCAAATCGAAGGCGCCGCCTTCGAAGAGGGGCGCACCGCATCAATCTGGGATGCATTTGCGCGGGTACCCGGCGCCGTGATCGGCGGCGACAACGGCGATATCGCCTGCGAGCACTACCGCAGGTACCCCGAGGATGTTGCGCTGATGAAGCACATGGGCCTTGAAACCTACCGGTTCTCCACTTCGTGGTCGCGTGTGCGGCCCGACGGCGGCAAAGTGAACCAGGCCGGCGTTGATTTCTACAGCCGGCTCGTCGACGAACTTCTCGGCGCCGATATTTTGCCGTGGCTGACGCTCTACCACTGGGATATGCCGCAGGCGCTGCAAGAAACGGGCGGCTGGACGAACCGCGACAGCGTCGAAAAGTTCGTCGAGTACGCGAGCACGATGCATGACGCGCTCGGCGACCGGGTGAACGTGTGGACCACGATGAATGAGCCGTGGTGCTCATCGTTTCTGTCGTACACGGGCGGCGAACACGCCCCCGGGCACACGAGCAACACCGAGGGCTTGCGTGCCGCACACCACCTGCTGCTCGCGCACGGTGCAACTACGCGATTGCTGCGCGGCCGAGACGAGACGCTCAACCTGGGGCTCACGCTCAACCACATCGTCGCTGACCCTGCCGACCCGCAGAATGAGGCCGACCTTGACGCCGTGCGGCGCGTGGATGGCCAGTTCAACCGCTGGTTCCTCGACCCGATCTACCGGGGTGCCTACCCGGCCGACATCATCGAAGATATTCGCGCGGTTGACCCGGGCGCCATCGCGCAGCTCGAACAAGCGATTCACGACGGTGATCTCGAAACCATCTCGCAGCCCATCGACACCCAGGGCGTGAATTACTACCACGGTGACCTTCTGGCGGGGCAACCCCCGGCCCAGGCGCCGGCATCGGCAGCTCCCAGCACGGTGCGCACGACGCGCAGCCCGTACCCGTCACACGAGGGGATCTACGAGGTAGAGCGTGGCCTCGCCCGCACCGCACAGAACTGGGAGGTGCAGCCTGAGGGGCTCACCCGAGTGCTGCAGCGGGTGTGGAGCGAGTATGCCGAGGCCGCGGGCACCACCCTGTACGTCACCGAAAACGGTGCGGCCTACGACGACGTCGCCACCGTCGAAGACGGTGAAACGCGTGTGCACGACGCAGAGCGCACCGACTATTTGAGGCTGCACCTGGCCGCCGTGCTCGACGCCGCAGACGCGGGCATCGACGTGCGCGGCTACTTCTACTGGTCACTATTTGACAATTTTGAATGGGCGTGGGGTTATGACAAGCGGTTTGGTATCGTGCGAGTCGACTACGAGACGCAAGAACGCAGCCTCAAAGACTCCGGTCGGGAGTACGCTCGAATCATTGCCGCACGTTCACTCTGA
- a CDS encoding MerR family transcriptional regulator encodes MAGSTIGQTAARHRVPEHVLRHWEDVGALRPQRTSSGHRRYLAEYDCQIELIQCGKAAGLSLGEIAVMLHGPVDLRAPLLSRRLVVLEREALEIEASVRMLRHVSVCDAIGSCSKCAMPHETFRYPLVEQAR; translated from the coding sequence ATGGCAGGATCGACGATCGGCCAGACGGCCGCGCGTCACCGAGTGCCGGAGCACGTGCTGCGGCACTGGGAAGATGTTGGTGCGCTGCGGCCGCAGCGCACGTCATCGGGCCACCGGCGCTACCTCGCTGAGTACGACTGCCAGATCGAGCTGATCCAGTGCGGTAAGGCCGCTGGGCTCAGCTTGGGGGAGATCGCCGTGATGCTGCACGGCCCAGTTGACCTCAGGGCGCCACTGCTGTCGCGCCGCCTCGTGGTCCTCGAACGTGAAGCGCTGGAGATCGAAGCGTCCGTCCGAATGCTTCGGCACGTGTCCGTGTGCGACGCCATAGGTAGCTGCTCCAAATGTGCGATGCCTCACGAAACCTTTAGATATCCACTCGTGGAGCAGGCACGCTAA
- a CDS encoding YncE family protein translates to MSALPPASSSTHSRRRHRAGLGGALLLVAALVLTGCSAAADSSSSHNAAQPQDSTEDQVTTDAPATDGSGSTDVAQGGAETLLVADFGADTVTFVDPQTGPTDSVQVGMAPYGLVVGADGRAWVATAEGVAVVDTLTRERLSLIPYEAEVGEIMGGEYRGGGMGIAMSPDGEQVYVGVNIPNRNGALEIIDVASEQVTDSVEVGLRPFDVDVAADGTQVYVTNHDSYDVTVIDAATHNARNFEVAPYGTEGGLGSWLKPHYAAVRADGMLALPFEGQKLAMLDPKTGSVTVEAMTASTHQHGTTYAPDGSLLVVGTGPIGNANGAASLTIRSPEGDERVIALDGPHEDVAVSSDSRTAYVSGGFTRDGYWDGITVVDLTSGDTRKLEAGQRPLGVAVLEAR, encoded by the coding sequence GTGTCTGCACTGCCCCCAGCATCATCATCGACGCACTCGCGCCGCCGGCATCGCGCGGGCTTAGGCGGGGCGCTGCTCCTCGTGGCAGCGCTCGTCTTGACCGGCTGCAGCGCGGCCGCAGACTCTTCGTCATCGCACAACGCGGCCCAGCCGCAAGACTCCACGGAGGATCAAGTGACTACCGATGCACCGGCCACCGATGGCTCCGGATCAACCGATGTAGCTCAGGGCGGCGCAGAAACTCTGCTGGTGGCCGATTTTGGCGCCGATACCGTCACCTTTGTTGACCCGCAGACCGGTCCCACTGATTCGGTGCAGGTGGGCATGGCCCCCTACGGCCTGGTGGTGGGTGCCGACGGTCGCGCCTGGGTGGCCACGGCCGAGGGCGTCGCCGTAGTCGATACCCTCACCCGTGAGCGACTCAGCCTCATCCCGTATGAGGCCGAGGTCGGCGAGATCATGGGCGGCGAGTACCGCGGGGGCGGCATGGGCATTGCGATGTCACCCGACGGCGAACAGGTGTATGTGGGGGTCAATATTCCGAATCGAAATGGAGCCCTCGAGATCATCGATGTCGCGAGCGAACAGGTGACCGACTCGGTTGAGGTGGGGCTGCGCCCGTTTGATGTTGATGTGGCGGCCGACGGCACCCAGGTGTACGTCACGAACCACGACTCATACGATGTCACCGTCATCGACGCGGCCACTCACAATGCCCGTAACTTTGAGGTCGCACCCTATGGCACAGAGGGTGGCCTGGGGTCGTGGCTGAAGCCGCACTACGCTGCCGTGCGCGCCGACGGCATGCTGGCGTTGCCGTTCGAGGGGCAGAAGCTAGCGATGCTTGATCCGAAAACGGGCAGCGTCACGGTCGAGGCGATGACCGCCAGCACCCACCAGCACGGCACCACCTACGCCCCCGATGGCAGCCTGCTCGTCGTCGGTACCGGCCCCATCGGCAACGCGAACGGCGCCGCGTCACTCACGATTCGCAGCCCCGAGGGCGACGAGCGTGTGATTGCGCTCGACGGCCCGCACGAGGATGTGGCAGTGTCAAGCGACAGCCGCACGGCGTATGTATCTGGCGGGTTCACCCGCGATGGCTACTGGGATGGGATCACCGTGGTCGACCTCACAAGCGGCGACACCCGCAAGCTCGAGGCTGGCCAGCGCCCCCTCGGGGTCGCGGTGCTCGAGGCACGCTAG
- a CDS encoding ABC transporter substrate-binding protein, whose product MNNRARRRLLTTAAVASISALALAGCSAADTGGSDAASGDEDMTLTITTFGTFGYEDLYTQYEELHPNINIEATNIDTGGNARTDAFTKIAAGSGLSDIVAIEEGWLGAIMDVSDTFVDLRDYGIEDRKADWVDWKYAQGTDPKGRVIGYGTDIGPSGICYNGAAFETAGLPSDREGVAELLDGDWDNYFKVGAEYKEKTGKAWYDHSGFVWNSMVNQLDEGYYTADGELNVEGNAELKERFEQLGAATESGLSAAQTAWDWNGGKSFVDGTFATFVCPGWMLGVVQGQVEAGGGDAETGWDFANVFPGGATNWGGAFLAVSEQSKHKEAAAELADWLTQPEQQVEQSIAAGNFPSTLGAQEELAAAATPNVFFNDAPTGAILAERAQGVVAQFKGADDSTIQENVFGPALSSLDRGDTDTKGAWEQALKLQEDLVG is encoded by the coding sequence ATGAACAACCGTGCCCGCAGACGCTTGCTGACCACAGCAGCCGTCGCATCAATCTCAGCTCTCGCGCTCGCCGGGTGTAGCGCCGCCGACACCGGTGGCAGCGACGCCGCTTCAGGCGACGAAGACATGACCCTCACGATCACCACCTTCGGCACCTTCGGGTACGAAGACCTCTACACGCAGTACGAAGAGCTGCACCCCAACATCAACATTGAAGCCACCAACATCGACACCGGCGGCAATGCTCGCACCGACGCCTTCACGAAGATCGCCGCGGGCTCAGGCCTCAGTGACATCGTCGCCATCGAAGAGGGCTGGCTCGGCGCCATCATGGATGTTTCTGACACCTTTGTTGACCTGCGCGACTACGGTATCGAAGACCGCAAGGCCGACTGGGTCGACTGGAAGTATGCGCAGGGCACCGACCCCAAAGGCCGCGTGATTGGCTACGGCACAGACATCGGGCCGAGCGGTATTTGCTACAACGGGGCAGCGTTTGAAACTGCCGGCCTGCCCAGCGACCGTGAAGGCGTCGCCGAACTGCTCGACGGCGACTGGGACAACTACTTCAAGGTGGGTGCCGAGTACAAAGAGAAGACCGGCAAGGCCTGGTACGATCATTCAGGTTTCGTGTGGAACTCGATGGTGAACCAGCTCGATGAGGGCTACTACACAGCTGATGGTGAGCTCAACGTTGAGGGTAACGCCGAGCTCAAGGAGCGTTTCGAACAGCTTGGGGCGGCTACCGAGAGCGGCCTGTCAGCTGCTCAGACCGCGTGGGACTGGAACGGCGGCAAGTCATTCGTTGACGGTACGTTTGCGACCTTCGTATGCCCCGGCTGGATGCTCGGAGTCGTACAGGGACAGGTTGAGGCCGGCGGCGGTGACGCTGAAACCGGGTGGGACTTCGCCAATGTGTTCCCCGGGGGTGCAACGAACTGGGGCGGCGCGTTCCTCGCGGTGTCTGAGCAGTCCAAGCACAAGGAAGCAGCGGCCGAGCTTGCTGATTGGCTGACTCAGCCCGAGCAGCAGGTCGAGCAGTCGATCGCCGCGGGTAATTTCCCGTCGACGCTCGGGGCGCAGGAAGAGCTCGCGGCGGCGGCAACGCCCAACGTGTTCTTCAACGATGCACCGACCGGCGCGATTCTCGCAGAGCGTGCGCAGGGAGTGGTGGCGCAGTTCAAGGGCGCCGATGACTCCACCATCCAGGAGAACGTTTTCGGCCCGGCCCTCAGCAGCCTCGACCGTGGCGATACTGACACCAAGGGAGCCTGGGAGCAGGCGCTGAAGCTCCAGGAGGACCTCGTCGGCTGA
- a CDS encoding phosphatase PAP2 family protein — translation MAHVTHTIHKKSYTTVEPHDGRSGALPINNNVAGRCRWILSFVSLGLLALIYICAVLTPIGQALENAALRGAAGVIIGGQIITQILKRFILPRQPLVEVVGDYSGNSFPSGHTTIAITVLVAVLLVVPFRFRGIAMFLVIPWATGIGAYTITAKWHRFSDALGADMIALLLGSLAVLVLLRMGRIKPAKTRPKLRVIYAVAVSIAGVSALVLGAFLGASVGTMPLDTSIVEWNAYLAAHSLASGCSILTAIIFWASWRHLEAT, via the coding sequence ATGGCACATGTAACGCACACTATTCACAAGAAGTCATACACTACCGTGGAACCACATGATGGCCGCTCTGGTGCGCTCCCCATTAACAACAACGTTGCTGGACGGTGCCGGTGGATTCTGAGCTTCGTTTCACTCGGACTGCTTGCGCTCATCTACATTTGCGCGGTACTCACACCGATTGGCCAAGCGCTTGAAAACGCCGCGCTTCGAGGCGCCGCCGGCGTCATCATCGGGGGCCAAATTATCACCCAGATACTCAAACGTTTTATTCTCCCTCGGCAGCCATTGGTCGAGGTGGTTGGCGATTACTCGGGCAACTCCTTTCCGAGCGGTCACACGACCATCGCCATTACCGTGCTGGTCGCGGTTCTGTTGGTCGTACCGTTCCGTTTTCGCGGTATCGCCATGTTTCTTGTCATTCCCTGGGCCACTGGGATTGGCGCATATACAATCACCGCCAAGTGGCATCGCTTCTCTGACGCCCTTGGTGCAGACATGATTGCGCTGCTACTTGGCTCGCTCGCCGTGCTGGTGCTGCTGAGAATGGGCCGGATCAAACCAGCCAAGACCCGCCCCAAGCTCCGCGTCATCTACGCAGTTGCTGTTTCGATCGCGGGAGTGAGCGCTCTCGTGCTCGGTGCATTCTTGGGAGCATCGGTGGGAACCATGCCGCTTGATACTTCGATAGTCGAGTGGAACGCGTACCTTGCAGCACACTCTCTTGCCTCGGGTTGCTCAATATTAACGGCCATTATCTTCTGGGCTTCATGGCGCCATCTTGAGGCGACCTAA